CTTGTAGAGCACGGAGCGGTCTCCGAGCACGCGGCCGGGCGAGTGCACGCGCTCGTCGGGCCGCTTGCCCACCGCCGACACGATGCGGTGCCCGGAGCCTTCGGACCCACCCAGGTTCAGCGACCACGTTTTAGTCATGGACTATCACTGATAGTTTTCCTCCGACTATATCCTCACCCTTGTGCAGCGGGTCCGGGCCCTCGGACAGGAACAGCACCAGGTTGGGGTTGGAGTACTTGTAGAGCACGGAGCGGTCTCCGAGCACGCGGCCGGGCGAGTGCACGCGCTCGTCGGGCCGCTTGCCCACCGCTGACACGATGCGGTGTCCGGAGCCTTCGGACCCACCTAGGTTCAGCGACCACGTTTTCTCCGCTACTACAGTCTGCAAAGTCAAATAATACAACGGTAGCAAGAAGTTATGCATCTGTAtctgaaaattatataattactgGTTGGCTTCTAAGCCCCCCAGATAGGCCCCTGAAGTGTTCGGCGTTCAGGGGTTATAATGATAACACAAGAGTCGAGTAAATACTGGATCTATTGGTAGAAAGCGCTGGCCTTATATACTAAAGTTTTAACAGGCTTAATCGAGTGGAAGTTATGGCAATGGTCATTAACCATTGTATATCAAATTACAGTAAGTCAAGGTTTATGGCATCGTTAACTTAATGTTCTGTAAAGTAGTAAAGTACATATGTGGGAGATAGGTATCAGCTGTATCAGCTGATAGCAGCTGTGTATGAACTGTGACTACACTACACCCCTATTACTATGATTGTGCTAGTGACGCCCTCTACacagagttttgcgtaatattccctattagtgTAAGTGATATTTACAAAATTCAGAAGTAAAACTCACCTTTCCGTCATATCGGAGAGCGTAGCCCTGAACCTTGGCCGTATTTCTATCCGCTACGTACATAAACATGTTCTCGACTAGCGGCGCCGCGGATAACGGGAAAATCTGCAGATTATTAAGTTTACATTAGGAACTGGTAATAGTggtaatataattaaaaataaattgagcGCAATAGAAGATGTACAGATGGATGATATAATTTAATATGCTGACAAGCATTACAGTTCCAGTACAGgggatttttgaatttcgactgctcgatttcgtgtatttcgttcaataatatattcactactacatttaaattctactaatagaattgataacgagtggtcaatatcactcgattcccaatttctatcgctcgtatttcaaaaatcagcatttcgccttTTTCCGCCGATTTCCGAGTGACGAAAttgagcgatcgaaattcaaaaaaccggccaagtgcgagtcggactcgcgctcggagggttccgcaccatcaacaaaaaatagagcaaaacaagcaaaaaacggtcacccatccaagtactgaccccgcccgacgttgcttaacttcggtcaaaaatcacgtttgttgtatgggagccccacttaaatctttattttattctgtttttagtatttgttgttatagcggcaacagaaatacatcatctgtgaaaatttcaactgtctagctatcacggttcgtgagatacagcctggtgagagacgaacggacggacggacggacggacggacggacagcggagtcttagtaatagggtcccgtttttatcctttgggtacggaaccctaaaaatcagcatttcgccgttttccccCGATTTCCGAGTGACGAAAttgagcgatcgaaattcaaaaatcgccccCCAGGGCCGCGAACGCGTCGTAGTGTAGTCGTACCTGCACCGTCTCGTCGgcgtcgagcagcagcagcGCGTGCAGCCCGTCGCGGTCGGGCTGCGGCAGCGCGGCGGCCTGCAGCACCCGCGAGTCCAGCGGCACCGCGCCCCCGCCCGTCGGTGTGCCGCGGATCGGGTTCAAGTTGATCACCAGCCCGTTGCCGTCATCCTGTACAACGTATAATCGTTAAGAGCCAACATGAGTGGTCATTCCTCCATACAAACGtgctcgactgtttcctccgtgggttttgaagctagagcaatgattttttcaacacagaataatattgtcaatatctgtgtcggaccgttttgctttttttgatatttttgttatttaaggcgctagagcccttcagaaatggccaaaatggcctaattgactatgccgcaatgagaggcgtggtattcaaaactgatatcgattagccaaaaaagcaaaacggtccgacacagataatttcataatcatttagatttccaaatttggttacgattggttaagttttggaggaggaaacagtcgagtacgaaacctcggtttttgagatttttacgcaggatttttcgccttgtccttatcgcactagttacaggagccgcttccgttagcgagacgggtatatttacctaaaatatttaaatctcagctcctgttggctcttaaaagctACTTCTAATAGCTTTATGCTATGCTATGCTCCGTATTAAATAACATAACATATAAGACATAATCAGACAGACATAGCTAGTCGCGCGTAATTGAGATAAGTCAGGAAGTAATAAACTAGGCTCTGCCTTATATCCACTTAGGTATACCGGGTAGGTCCTGTAAAACgagcaaataatttaaacatatattgtacagtcagcagcagaagttgctacaCGGGCGAAGTGTTAAAAATGAACTTGACGCAACTTtgctaagagaataagagcgtctcaaggtaattttgaacaccacgcccgcttagcaacttctgctgctgactgtactcctcaaatggtaaaacttttatttaacaACTTTTAGAAACTATGAAGTCGTTAGACTTCCTATTTTTCAAGCATAGCAGTCTTTACAATCGGTAGAGATAATTAGAGTAAACATAAATCGCCAGCGCTGACCGATGTTATTGTTCCCGCAGCGCACGCCGCCGTCGCCAGATGCTCTAAAACACTGCGCTCGTTGCATCGCAGCGGCGAGGCTCATAGCACGCTTTATTAGTCGTTTGTCGCACGTTAAGCATATTAGGAACGACCACATTAAACTCAGAATTGCTCTAAGAGATAGGTACTCACCGCCTGCTTGCTGAactcattgacgtatatctcaggactgtgaggactggccttacgggcaataagaatggggcacgaatggggccagtacagcggtctGACATGCACTGTTACAACGCGAttagttgatgagttcgcatcacacgCGCTATTGATCGCAACtggttgcgttagactgcacgattggctctaATTGGTGaatgacaccgctgaactagtaccatttttagtgcccgtaaggcccgtcctgagatataagtcaatggcTGAACCACAGGATCGCACCCGGCGAGTTGTCCATAATATGAACTGACCTGCTTGCCAACGATGGTGAGGCAGGCGTCGTGCGGCGGgtgtcgcgcggcgcggcgcaggaACATGCGCGCGCCGTCCGCGTCCAGCCGCGGCTCGAAGCGCTGCCACAGGATCGCGCCCGACAAGTTGTCCATGCCAAATATCTGGGGATACAGATCCGTTGTTAATGTTCATTTATACTATAATTCCAGCCACTATGGCAAATGCTAATGTCTAATTATGATTACATATACTGTTTGATTTCAAGATAAAACTAGTAAGAGACGAGTACGGTGCGACTGGCGCAAATCTAGTTGCAGTAAGAGGCGTCACAATCATCGACCGATATACTCGTAGCACGTGCGAGACTAGAATGCAACTAAGTTATACAACCTATCGGGGGCCTTGCCATGGTGTCCTTATTGCGACTATATaacttatatagctccgtcctttggcgattcagtttaggtcctaaacagaatcgcaagaaggacatcatggtaacgCCCCAGAAATCGAAATTCTAAAATTTACTCTGTAAGTAGGCCTCAATGGCTCTGCTCTTTCACAAGTCAATACTTACACATTTCACGATGTTTACAGACATATAATGTCATGAAAAACACAGCAACATTCAGTAGAAACACCTCCACCCGGAGACAAATCACTAATAAAATCGTCACCTTGCCCGCTTGGGTGACCAGCACGATGATCTTGTGCAGGTTGAAGTAGTCGCGCACTAGCGGCGAGGGCTCGCTAGCGGCGCGCTCGCCGCTCAGCCCGCGCAGCAGCGTCTGCAGCTGCTGGTACTGCGTGCGGAGTCGGCGGGTGAACGCGCCCCACACAGAACCTACCGGACAAACCATTATGCACCGTCaaacggggtgaatagggatggctggggtgaatagggacaaaacattaaaagtaaaataaaaagtaaaaagtcatttattgtattttactttaaatgtgatttacctgacaatttcttaTTAACTACGCACACGAATTATATCATacacaatctactattattttcaatcgAATGATACACTTTGTGTGGGAAATTGAcaggtaaatcacattttaagttttgtccctatttaCCCCAGCCATTactattcaccccggttgacgggACTGTTTTCGCTAAGCGTTTTTACGCGAGTAACAAGAAGAGTTAACCGTTGACTGAGGACTGCTAAAGCTTATTGTAAAGACAAGGTTTACTGATGATCAGATAAGAATATTGGTAAATTTGGTTAGTACTTCCACAGCTATTTTCTGCCATGATTTGCTGGTCAAGCTACAAACATGGAGCAGACAAGAACGAGTTGTACAGAATGTATCTCTTTCACATGTGACTGTCTCAGTGTAAACATGTGAAGTTAAGGTAAAACAGAAATAATTACAGTGTTCAACTGTTCATTATTGAAGGCCACAAATACACATTTAGAGTTAGCACTTAGCACTATAACAATTGGGAGTCTCTTGTCCAATATCTACAATACTCGGGTACCAGTAACAACACATCACAAGTCACAACTACTACACTTACCATACATCTTGGCAGCTATAAACACAAAGAATCTCAGTAAGTCAATCGGtaataaaaatgtatctacatatttgaaaaaaaaaagtacatagTAAAAACTTGAACTGACTTGATTTTTaccgtaatggtacggaacccttcgtccttccgactcgcacttggccggtttttaaatccCGGCGCAAAAAGAGGAGtctatgtttgacgccaatgtctgtctgtggcatagTAGATCTCCAACGGATGGGCCAATTTCGATGCGaatttttttacgtgaaagcgagttttcTTGCGACATAGAAACATAGCGAGTGAGCATAGAAATCGACCTAgaagtttgaagagtatcagctcttttccataATAATGTAAGGCATTTTTGTCATGAAATGGATTGTATTGGCATATAACGcagggtttttttttacattattgcgGGAGGCAGCCACTTCTTCTAGGTATCTTTTagcttagggctcatttagacggtgcgagaactcgcatgcgagtttcattacattgcgtcatttgatcgggcGGCTgtgttgatgtaacctcaatggtccgcaatgtaactaaaatcgtatacgagttcgcgcgccgtctaatggctcctctacagctacacgatgggccaacgccggccactccaagggacgcagccatgcggtagaatgagatagcaatatcacttgctccctctaacgcataaatgcgtcccttggagtggccggcgttggcccatcgtgtagaggagccataaatgagcccttagtatacagggtggattttctttttgggtcagtgagggcagctaccagctcccgtgctgctacgagaaaacggtcttagaagaccctgtatgttttttctaaaatctataaaagccaatcttcattaatttgaaatcgagggaaggtcttctaagaccgttttctcgtagcagcacgtgATCTGGTAgatgccctcactgacccaaaatgAAAATCCACCCTATATAAGTTGTTCtctgaaccagggatgttgcgaacatccgcatccgcatccgcggaacttccgcattattttcaacatccgcatctgtatccgcatccgcataaaatcgatgcggagcttatgcggatgcggatgtcgaacaagtcggtacaggaacgtcttagcggcagcgtaagtgctaggtaatttcgtcattacctatagtgttgagtcgctcactcgtgaggcacctcatttgtaccactcattttgttaatttgtcgcagtacttcgtaccgcaaaaatgtcttactttactcctctattcattttactcatttactcgcgcgcatcacattaatctgaggtggtaagttagtcacttctatataataactaccgacccgccccggcttcgcacggattaacaaattatacataaaccttccataaaaaaattgtcgctgttggaattaatggaatagtcgatgctgaaaatatgctagtacctcacctcatttgaagtaagacattgtaacacctcattttagaaaatgaggtactcatacaaactcattttaaattgatgtcctacccatcactaattacctataacgaaatcgtctatatccagaaaagtcggcgaagttactgtttattaaatataacgcacctatattcttgctcaaatactaaacgtttcgttttttttaataaaaaaaatactaaaaatgtaatatttgacgttttctaagtacctaatcttgacatccgcatccgcatccgcggatgtgagcctttaaatatccgcatccgcatccgcggatgtcaaaaaatctgcatccgcaacatccctgctctgaaCATACCTTCCTTGTGGTCGAACTCGGCCTCGATGGCGGCGTCGAGGTCCGACACGGGCAGGTCCACGAACTGCGCCGCTACCACGTTTGCCAGCGCCTCCTCGCGCGTCCATAGCACGCGACCTGTTACAAGTTAGACCACAAAATCAATGACTAATACAAATAAAGCTTTCTTTTGACATAGAATAACAGTTAGAAACAGTTAAACCCTGTTTTCATATCttatttaggtactaaaatgTCAGTTCTATTGCACAAATATATAACTACCAAATTTAATATGTCTAGCTCAATTTTCATTATGCTACAATACCAAACAGATTCGGTAGCaggattttaatttaatacatattttaaacacGAATCCGAAATGTAAAAAGTGGATGCCATCATGAAGTTTTTCGTTTATGCTCGGGTTGATTAAATTCTCCGTTTTCTATCTTCTCTTGCTAGTTACAGTGTACTCGTGATTATGGgctaattagtaattatatgaTGGGACTACGCGACTACCACTCTCTAAGTCCCTAACAGTTTTACATATAAAGATATGTATGTAAAGCAGGGAATGTGTCAGGTATGCAGTTttaaatgcaaattggtgaGATAGAACTCTATTTCTAAATGTTTTAGAGGGTGTACACAAACACACAGGcagtggtacagtcagcagcaatagatgctaagcgggcgaggtgttcaaaattaccttgacgcgctcttattctcttaacaatgaaGTCGCGTAGAGATCAAtttgaatacctcgcccgcttagcaactattgctgcggACTGTATATCATAAGTGAGCACCTCCTTGCTGCACCAGCAGCGCCGCGTCGTCGCCGGCGGCGAGCAGCAGGCGGCAGGCGAGCAGCTCGCGAGCGCCGCGCGCACACAGCGCGCCGGCCAGCGTCGGCGCCGGCACGTGCGCGCCACCCGCCGCGCGCACGCCCGCCACCTCCGCGCCCGACAACGAGTGTGCACACATCGACAGACCCTGCACGTAAATATATACGGACTCGGTCATGGTTGTTTCTACTAATAAGACCATGTATAATCTGAAGGAATATTTTGATAACTTgtcattttaattgtaattagattattattttaatttaagttaatcTAAGATTTTGCATGCCATACTGTGGTAGACCATacatcatgaatctagtataactggattgggcatgagtggtggggataactgacagaacgggatagtcttatgtatctttcagtaggagtagcagcgaaagcgctattattgtttgtccttgtcacagtctcacatcttgttttattccccaccgtaaattgaccaccgtgattggtcgaattcatttgttgcccaccataacaaataaattcgaccaatcatagcgttgcgatgcgacgctatgattggttgaatttatatgttttgtccctcacggaggcacgcatagaccacttctataggatgctaccttctatgccatACATGCATGTACACAATAGCTACAATGAGTACCTATAACACCCCTATGACATGTAACCATGACAACTGTGTAtgttcaagcaaataaataaattgaattgaaattgttATGTAGGAGATGACACCTTTTTGTCATATTCCCATGTAATGTGACACTGTACATAACGTACCTACAGCGTCGCCTGGACACCCAGACTTTAATAAGGAAAGCAGAAGACTGTTTAGGGTTAGGGAGTAAGTAGCAACATATAGCAGTCACATTACGATTCCCCATGTTGCAGAATATTATTGCAAAAAAGAATTCACCTTCAGAAATTAAggaattaagaaaaaaatcatttaaataatgtatCATATTATAGGAATAGGTATAAAAAGTTCTGACGTATAAAAATCTCGTGTTAAGAACTCTTTTATCCAACAAAgctaaacataaacataaagccatttatttaatttttagtgtattttaaaTTGTACTATATGCATTTTAGGAATAAGGAATTTGTAAACCGGTTGATTGTGACACTCACCAAtctaataattttgtaaaatctgtaaactgacatgcacaatctgacaataaatgattacttacttacttcacTCTTATGTATAAAACTTGGCACACAATCTATTCTAATCTAATTCCTTTTgcctaaatgtaataattttgtatatcacaaaaatattaataatctaTCTTTACCTTTGCACTATCATCCCAAACTTGCAGGACTATTGATCCACTAGGTCCATCGACAATCGCCACACTCGCCAACGGATGAGCCAGTGGCACATTGAGCACCTCAAACTCATGGTCTTTGATCAGGACTATCTTGGAATCTTCTAGTATAAAGCCAGGCAGCACACTGTTGCCGTCCAATGGTCGGATGTTGCCAGAATACTTTTCAATGTCAATGTAATTGGAGACTGGCTTGCTGATGATCTGGACGGCTTGGGAGGTGACGTCTAGGGAGATGAGGAGATTGCTCCCCATTTTCCCGGAAGCACAGACGTAATGTGGCGCAGCCAGGAGGCAGCTGTATAAGAACAACAGTTTTTATGATTAATAAAAATCAATACAAACACTATAacactttaaccttttggacaccAATgatcgatatatccgcaccgtaggttcaacgccaaagacagattaatcggtcacagaccacagagcaacatcgacctacgtgcatatacataaagttcaacttcacaTGGAAAGGGTTAATGagattcttaaaaaaattgcttgTATATGTACATTTGAAGTATTcctgacttttttattttctggTATGGAAATGAGTAATGATTATAATGAACAACATTAATATAAAACATTGTGACAGGTGCAACATAATAGTGCTTTATTATGTTGTCCCTGTCACACAATGTTGGCCAATGTGGGAGCACCATGAGTATAGTTTGCATTTTTGCAAGTTATATTAAGAGATTATTTTtcgttttaaacttatttttactttttataaaaaataatttagccACAAAAATAGTAAAGCCCCAACAATTTACACTGACATTAAGAATTCAATAAACACGAAGTATAAACTGGCAATAACAGGCATTGTGGCATATATTTtgtgataatactattaccgCATCATAGTATAAatctaataaaattattaattgaaCTAAACTCACCCATCATTAGTCCAGAGTGCTGGTAACTTAGAAGTGGATCCTCTATTCTGTCCTGTCATCAAGTTGTACATGGTGACCTCAATCTGTGAGCCGAACACCGGCAACATGTGCACCAGCATGTTGTTCTGCACCCACCACTCGGAGAACACTGCCTGGTCATCGTTTTGGAGTGTGAGGGACCATTCCCAGAGCAGAATACCTGGAAGTTGGTGtaaattattttagaaataCACTACACCTTTTTGGggtgtagtctgtgcggaaagag
The sequence above is a segment of the Cydia amplana chromosome 2, ilCydAmpl1.1, whole genome shotgun sequence genome. Coding sequences within it:
- the LOC134659506 gene encoding ER membrane protein complex subunit 1 isoform X2 gives rise to the protein MGVLSIRLKPNFLGLLRSLNSINWFIVFFSLINLSECIYEDQIGKFDWRQTYVGRIKFSQFDTVSTAKKIIVATEENVLAALNLKTGQVVWRHVFESASAGNIQLLHVSEKVVTVTGANPYLVRGWDSNTGILLWEWSLTLQNDDQAVFSEWWVQNNMLVHMLPVFGSQIEVTMYNLMTGQNRGSTSKLPALWTNDGCLLAAPHYVCASGKMGSNLLISLDVTSQAVQIISKPVSNYIDIEKYSGNIRPLDGNSVLPGFILEDSKIVLIKDHEFEVLNVPLAHPLASVAIVDGPSGSIVLQVWDDSAKGLSMCAHSLSGAEVAGVRAAGGAHVPAPTLAGALCARGARELLACRLLLAAGDDAALLVQQGGRVLWTREEALANVVAAQFVDLPVSDLDAAIEAEFDHKEGSVWGAFTRRLRTQYQQLQTLLRGLSGERAASEPSPLVRDYFNLHKIIVLVTQAGKIFGMDNLSGAILWQRFEPRLDADGARMFLRRAARHPPHDACLTIVGKQDDGNGLVINLNPIRGTPTGGGAVPLDSRVLQAAALPQPDRDGLHALLLLDADETVQIFPLSAAPLVENMFMYVADRNTAKVQGYALRYDGKTVVAEKTWSLNLGGSEGSGHRIVSAVGKRPDERVHSPGRVLGDRSVLYKYSNPNLVLFLSEGPDPLHKDVVVATLVDGVSGAVVAAQAQRRARAEPLAVHSDNFVAYVYYSDRQRRYEVSTMELYEGKQRWLPAGAAFSSLRSERAPSVERQTYILTAAPTAAATTHTERSLTDKHVLLALSTGAIVELPWAFLEPRRSATLSPEQREEGLIPYAPELPLPAEAVVNYNRSLHRVTALYTEAAGLESTSLVLATGLDLFYTRVAPSKTFDLLKDDFDYYLITLVLAGLIVATYSSKYFASRKTLKNAWK
- the LOC134659506 gene encoding ER membrane protein complex subunit 1 isoform X1; amino-acid sequence: MGVLSIRLKPNFLGLLRSLNSINWFIVFFSLINLSECIYEDQIGKFDWRQTYVGRIKFSQFDTVSTAKKIIVATEENVLAALNLKTGQVVWRHVFESASAGNIQLLHVSEKVVTVTGANPYLVRGWDSNTGILLWEWSLTLQNDDQAVFSEWWVQNNMLVHMLPVFGSQIEVTMYNLMTGQNRGSTSKLPALWTNDGCLLAAPHYVCASGKMGSNLLISLDVTSQAVQIISKPVSNYIDIEKYSGNIRPLDGNSVLPGFILEDSKIVLIKDHEFEVLNVPLAHPLASVAIVDGPSGSIVLQVWDDSAKGLSMCAHSLSGAEVAGVRAAGGAHVPAPTLAGALCARGARELLACRLLLAAGDDAALLVQQGGRVLWTREEALANVVAAQFVDLPVSDLDAAIEAEFDHKEAAKMYGSVWGAFTRRLRTQYQQLQTLLRGLSGERAASEPSPLVRDYFNLHKIIVLVTQAGKIFGMDNLSGAILWQRFEPRLDADGARMFLRRAARHPPHDACLTIVGKQDDGNGLVINLNPIRGTPTGGGAVPLDSRVLQAAALPQPDRDGLHALLLLDADETVQIFPLSAAPLVENMFMYVADRNTAKVQGYALRYDGKTVVAEKTWSLNLGGSEGSGHRIVSAVGKRPDERVHSPGRVLGDRSVLYKYSNPNLVLFLSEGPDPLHKDVVVATLVDGVSGAVVAAQAQRRARAEPLAVHSDNFVAYVYYSDRQRRYEVSTMELYEGKQRWLPAGAAFSSLRSERAPSVERQTYILTAAPTAAATTHTERSLTDKHVLLALSTGAIVELPWAFLEPRRSATLSPEQREEGLIPYAPELPLPAEAVVNYNRSLHRVTALYTEAAGLESTSLVLATGLDLFYTRVAPSKTFDLLKDDFDYYLITLVLAGLIVATYSSKYFASRKTLKNAWK